From a region of the Cygnus atratus isolate AKBS03 ecotype Queensland, Australia chromosome 3, CAtr_DNAZoo_HiC_assembly, whole genome shotgun sequence genome:
- the LOC118253891 gene encoding ankyrin repeat domain-containing protein 9-like produces MASNQASLQDDQSRHCKFLSYMFYQAVRDHKPVWMLEDMRTMEYFYWEENASLRTYSPSEALLYAVVHNHLPYAQYLLSHFPEEALKVPGEHFCYCPSSAPHLAMAVTYDRRDILGLIIKIAHKLPSLNSYINRTGCFHLEDGKTPLHLACELLRSETVLILLGNGASPRIEDSKGLTPLDVILEQMWDSKVNVASKKLCLDYLLLFMPNPQFKMRKVLQDHPEHWTALLGEDKFNSLVGNTPASLYLQAMQTILQTLPPSHFPKSIQELPIPQALKPLPSYGKKLTTKNVVNVFP; encoded by the coding sequence ATGGCCAGTAACCAGGCCAGCCTGCAGGACGATCAGAGCAGGCACTGCAAGTTCTTATCCTATATGTTCTATCAGGCTGTGAGAGATCACAAGCCTGTTTGGATGCTAGAAGACATGAGAACTATGGAATATTTTTACTGGGAGGAAAATGCCAGCCTAAGAACGTACTCACCTTCAGAAGCCCTTCTCTATGCAGTGGTGCATAACCACCTGCCTTATGCTCAGTATCTGCTGTCTCATTTTCCAGAGGAGGCTCTCAAGGTGCCTGGGGAACACTTCTGCTATTGCCCATCATCTGCTCCCCACTTGGCCATGGCAGTCACATATGACAGGAGAGATATCTTGGGGCTGATCATCAAAATTGCACACAAGCTCCCCAGCTTGAACTCCTACATCAATAGGACTGGCTGCTTTCATCTGGAAGATGGGAAAACACCCCTACACCTTGCCTGTGAACTGCTGAGGTCAGAGACGGTCCTCATCCTCCTTGGCAATGGAGCTTCTCCTAGGATAGAGGACAGCAAAGGACTTACCCCGCTGGACGTCATCCTGGAACAGATGTGGGACTCCAAAGTCAACGTGGCATCAAAGAAGCTCTGCCTCGACTACCTCTTGCTCTTCATGCCCAACCCACAATTTAAGATGCGGAAAGTTCTACAAGATCATCCAGAGCACTGGACAGCTTTGCTGGGGGAAGACAAATTCAACAGCCTGGTGGGGAACACGCCTGCTTCTTTATATCTGCAAGCTATGCAAACTATTCTCCAGACTCTGCCTCCATCCCACTTCCCCAAAAGCATCCAGGAACTACCTATACCTCAGGCACTAAAGCCCTTACCATCTTATGGCAAAAAGCTAACGACAAAAAATGTggtaaatgtttttccttga
- the LOC118256644 gene encoding uncharacterized protein LOC118256644 gives MGTLLCYGLDCGRCSQAVRERQQRLLARQARPSCCPYSSSSRDSSDSCRHRATASSFRPAERTFLRSRWQPVLRKRKQRRLVPQHTALNTQGAATLPRDAGPLRQAEELVKMAPVRHEAGLPPTTGSDIAHKDGSLPAGADPRPVARLEQGLGFWKLLWMHTLRKSLETKPGALPTMVQQSHRRYMYRMARLPRCCPPVLPPPTSFLRRPCSCMRMCGRPWRCTFERRSCATAGASHSY, from the coding sequence atgggcaccctgctctgctacGGTCTGGACTGCGGGCgctgcagccaggctgtcagggagaggcagcagcggCTCCTTGCCAGGCAGGCAAGACCCTCCTGCTGTCCGTACTCCTCCTCCTCTCGGGACTCCAGCGACTCCTGCCGGCACCGGGCCACGGCCAGCTCATTCCGCCCAGCCGAGAGAACATTCCTCAGGTCCCGGTGGCAGCCAGTGCTGcggaagagaaagcagaggagacTCGTTCCCCAGCATACAGCGCTGAACACCCAGGGGGCAGCCACACTTCCCCGCGATGCTGGGCCTCTCAGACAGGCCGAGGAGCTCGTCAAGATGGCTCCTGTGCGCCACGAGGCCGGCTTGCCCCCCACCACAGGCTCTGACATTGCTCACAAGGATGGCAGCCTGCCCGCTGGTGCGGATCCTCGTCCCGTGGCAAGGCTGGAGCAAGGACTGGGCTTCTGGAAGCTCCTGTGGATGCACACCCTCAGGAAGTCCCTAGAGACCAAGCCGGGAGCTCTCCCCACCATGGTGCAGCAGTCCCACAGGAGGTACATGTACAGGATGGCACGGCTCCCACGCTGCTGCCCTCCCGTCCTGCCCCCTCCTACTTCTTTTCTGCGGAGGCCCTGTTCCTGCATGAGGATGTGCGGGAGGCCCTGGAGATGCACATTCGAGAGAAGAAGCTGCGCCACTGCTGGGGCTTCCCATTCCTATTAA